One Sphaerisporangium krabiense DNA segment encodes these proteins:
- a CDS encoding DNA-binding protein → MQRKDDDIAPRVHADHLQAQRERDARARLLDLGADELDARPWRPPPAPPSAVDLVQFAVWRNADLDPEAILSALALLPAARAEVEGLESALLFIARSAGLTWSQMAHVMGFNSPQACQQHYTRLAARQDAGS, encoded by the coding sequence ATGCAACGCAAGGACGACGACATCGCTCCCCGCGTGCACGCCGACCACCTCCAGGCCCAGCGGGAGCGGGACGCGCGTGCGCGTCTTCTGGACCTGGGCGCGGACGAGCTCGACGCCCGTCCGTGGCGACCCCCGCCGGCCCCGCCGTCGGCGGTCGACCTCGTGCAGTTCGCCGTCTGGCGCAACGCCGACCTGGACCCGGAGGCCATCCTGAGCGCGCTCGCCCTCCTGCCCGCCGCACGAGCCGAGGTCGAAGGACTCGAATCCGCCCTGCTGTTCATCGCCCGGAGCGCGGGTCTGACCTGGTCACAGATGGCGCACGTGATGGGGTTCAACTCCCCGCAGGCATGCCAGCAGCACTACACCCGCCTGGCGGCACGACAGGACGCCGGCTCGTGA
- a CDS encoding histidine phosphatase family protein has product MTTRRLYLARHGAADAFGQLTDIGRRQAGLLGERLAGVPVDAVWHSPLPRAVACARELARHLPDVPVTEAAELVDHVPYVPSAAETPPSWAGFFDGYDDAEAASGQRLAEALVARFAKVPGTTANGARLDTHEVLVTHAYPIAWLVRHALDAPPSRWLGLNSANTALTVIEYRDGLPPTIVMFNDMSHLPPDLRWTGFPEAIRP; this is encoded by the coding sequence ATGACGACTCGACGTCTCTACCTCGCACGCCATGGCGCGGCCGACGCGTTCGGGCAACTCACCGATATCGGGCGCCGGCAGGCGGGTCTGCTGGGCGAACGGCTCGCCGGCGTACCGGTCGACGCCGTGTGGCACTCTCCGCTGCCACGTGCCGTGGCATGCGCCCGCGAACTCGCCCGTCATCTCCCGGACGTGCCCGTGACCGAGGCCGCCGAACTCGTCGACCACGTCCCCTACGTTCCGAGCGCGGCCGAAACGCCCCCGTCCTGGGCCGGCTTCTTCGACGGTTACGACGACGCCGAGGCGGCCTCCGGCCAGAGGCTCGCCGAGGCCCTGGTCGCCCGGTTCGCGAAGGTCCCCGGCACGACCGCGAACGGGGCCCGGCTCGACACACACGAGGTCCTGGTGACGCACGCCTACCCGATCGCGTGGCTGGTACGGCACGCACTGGACGCGCCGCCGTCCCGGTGGCTCGGCCTGAACAGCGCCAACACCGCACTGACGGTCATCGAGTACCGCGACGGCCTGCCACCCACGATCGTGATGTTCAACGACATGAGCCACCTGCCCCCCGACCTGCGCTGGACCGGTTTCCCCGAAGCGATCAGGCCGTAG
- a CDS encoding condensation domain-containing protein, translated as MNATDRMTHVEFAGPGSGHAPLTWGQRAIWEAIVRTAPDDHYFNFGQVLKVPGSRTVAEVRTALAALVARHGALRTRLAEPYGQAEPYQRLEENGRLPVMVTTEDPERVMRELEARPFDYVGEWPLRVALVLDGDRVSHVVLVFCHLAADGFGADVALRDLRLLLLRGDIRRPDASQPLDLARWQAGPEGRRAAETAAAHWEREFRRIPPTMFSVPSDSPAEPPVWRALLSSPALELAVRSIAAAHNASTSTVLLTATAELVGRFTGHETCAVLPISANRFRRDTTDIVATMSQEGLFTLDRQGTSFADLLRAARPAALRAYRSAYHDPADRNRVTASAGAERGEPIQPYCCFNDMRFADPGPARCEPAEITAALARSSVTWPMSQDKLNCRFCVHLTTEGVSLTADTRYLSRPDMERCLLELEGLLVEAAVR; from the coding sequence ATGAACGCCACCGACCGGATGACGCACGTCGAGTTCGCCGGTCCCGGCTCCGGCCACGCGCCGCTCACCTGGGGCCAGCGGGCCATCTGGGAGGCGATCGTGCGGACGGCCCCCGACGATCACTACTTCAACTTCGGCCAGGTGCTGAAGGTGCCGGGCTCCCGCACCGTCGCCGAGGTGCGCACGGCGCTGGCCGCCCTGGTGGCGCGGCACGGCGCGCTCCGCACCAGGCTGGCCGAGCCGTACGGGCAGGCCGAGCCGTACCAGCGGCTGGAGGAGAACGGGCGGCTGCCGGTCATGGTCACCACCGAGGATCCCGAGCGGGTGATGCGCGAGCTGGAGGCGCGGCCGTTCGACTACGTCGGCGAATGGCCCCTGCGGGTGGCGCTGGTCCTCGACGGTGACCGGGTCTCCCATGTGGTGCTGGTCTTCTGCCATCTGGCCGCCGACGGTTTCGGCGCGGACGTCGCGCTGCGCGACCTGCGGCTGCTCTTGCTCAGGGGTGACATCCGGCGGCCCGACGCCTCTCAGCCGCTCGATCTCGCGCGCTGGCAGGCCGGTCCGGAAGGGCGGCGGGCGGCGGAGACGGCGGCGGCGCACTGGGAGCGCGAATTCCGGCGGATCCCGCCGACGATGTTCTCCGTGCCGAGCGACTCTCCGGCCGAACCGCCCGTGTGGCGGGCGCTGCTGAGCTCCCCGGCCCTGGAGCTCGCCGTCCGCTCGATCGCCGCCGCGCACAACGCCTCGACCTCGACCGTGCTGCTCACGGCCACGGCCGAGCTGGTCGGCCGGTTCACCGGTCACGAGACGTGCGCGGTGTTGCCGATCTCGGCCAACAGGTTCCGGCGCGACACGACGGACATCGTCGCCACGATGTCGCAGGAGGGGCTGTTCACGCTCGACCGCCAAGGGACGTCCTTCGCCGACCTGCTGCGGGCCGCCAGGCCGGCCGCGCTGCGCGCCTACCGCAGCGCCTACCACGACCCCGCCGACCGGAACCGCGTCACCGCGTCGGCGGGCGCCGAACGCGGGGAGCCGATCCAGCCGTACTGCTGCTTCAACGACATGCGCTTCGCCGACCCGGGCCCCGCCCGGTGCGAGCCGGCCGAGATCACGGCGGCGCTGGCGCGGAGCTCCGTGACCTGGCCGATGAGCCAGGACAAGCTGAACTGCCGGTTCTGCGTCCACCTCACCACGGAGGGCGTCTCGCTCACCGCCGACACCCGATATCTGTCCCGGCCCGACATGGAGCGTTGTCTGCTGGAACTGGAGGGTCTTCTCGTCGAGGCGGCCGTCCGATGA
- a CDS encoding AfsR/SARP family transcriptional regulator, translated as MLGRIGVRLDRCIDISAPKQRMLLATLLCHANEAVSRDRLIDALWGERPPRSAGDNLRVYVSQLRRVLGDDGRIVRRRYGYALNVQPGELDADSFGELAHRGLEACAASDPAAASRLFGDALSLWRGTVSFEEVSRRGAVGAMAVLLDEQREVVVGARIDAELSLGRSGELIGELRRLVTAHPLRERLHAQLMLALYRNGRRAEALEVYRNARRVLIEELGLDPGPELRAMEVAVLNGDAALLSAPGLRGRTSAGTRGPCGIPWPDSRTAHAQ; from the coding sequence CGGATCGGGGTGCGGCTCGACAGGTGCATCGATATCTCGGCGCCCAAGCAGCGCATGCTGCTGGCAACGCTGCTGTGCCACGCCAACGAGGCGGTCTCCCGCGATCGCCTGATCGACGCCTTGTGGGGGGAGCGCCCGCCCCGCTCGGCCGGTGACAACCTCCGCGTCTACGTGTCCCAACTACGGCGAGTACTGGGCGACGACGGCAGAATCGTCCGGCGCAGGTACGGTTACGCCCTCAACGTCCAGCCGGGAGAGCTGGATGCCGACAGCTTTGGGGAGTTGGCCCATCGAGGGCTGGAGGCCTGTGCGGCCAGCGACCCGGCCGCGGCGAGCCGGTTGTTCGGCGACGCACTGTCGTTATGGCGGGGCACCGTGTCGTTTGAGGAGGTGTCGCGGCGCGGAGCGGTCGGTGCGATGGCGGTTCTGCTCGACGAGCAACGTGAGGTCGTGGTGGGGGCGCGCATAGATGCCGAACTTTCCCTTGGCCGCTCCGGTGAGCTGATCGGTGAGCTGCGCCGTCTGGTGACGGCCCACCCGCTGAGGGAGAGGCTGCACGCACAGCTCATGTTGGCTCTCTACCGCAATGGGCGGCGAGCGGAGGCGCTGGAGGTCTATCGGAATGCCCGCCGGGTGCTGATCGAGGAGCTCGGCCTGGACCCCGGACCCGAGCTGCGCGCGATGGAGGTCGCCGTGCTCAACGGCGACGCTGCGCTCCTTTCGGCGCCGGGACTGCGCGGACGAACCAGCGCGGGCACGCGTGGCCCCTGCGGCATCCCGTGGCCGGACAGCAGGACGGCTCACGCCCAATAA
- a CDS encoding HNH endonuclease family protein, protein MAGIMIFLSRILLVVVLALLVIQITVVMTTRQAVADARERPRADAAAPARRMLARLKVARPLSIRGYSHRRFQPRWAHHRGRCDVRETILARSGRGVRRNAACQPVAGVWYSMYDGKSLKSVRQIDVDHVVPLAYAWRSGARRWSQAQRRAFANDLTRPELVVVSHSANIAKGGQGPQSWRPSRRGYWCRYASSWITVKYHYRLFVTRGEKMALLNMLRTCKR, encoded by the coding sequence ATGGCTGGAATCATGATCTTCTTAAGTCGGATCCTCCTAGTCGTCGTACTTGCTCTTCTGGTCATTCAGATCACCGTTGTCATGACCACCCGCCAGGCGGTGGCCGACGCGCGCGAGCGGCCCCGGGCCGATGCTGCGGCACCGGCTCGCCGCATGCTGGCCCGGCTGAAAGTCGCCAGGCCGTTGTCGATCCGTGGCTACAGCCATCGGCGGTTCCAGCCCCGGTGGGCACACCACAGGGGGAGATGCGACGTGCGAGAGACGATCCTTGCTCGCAGCGGGCGGGGGGTGCGCAGAAACGCGGCTTGTCAGCCTGTAGCGGGTGTTTGGTACAGCATGTACGACGGCAAGTCGCTGAAGAGTGTGCGACAGATCGACGTCGACCATGTCGTGCCGTTGGCGTACGCCTGGCGCTCCGGTGCCAGAAGATGGAGCCAGGCGCAGAGGCGCGCCTTCGCCAACGATCTCACTCGCCCCGAGCTGGTAGTGGTCAGCCACTCCGCCAACATCGCGAAGGGAGGCCAAGGACCGCAGAGCTGGCGCCCGTCGCGCCGCGGTTACTGGTGCCGTTACGCGAGTTCGTGGATCACCGTGAAGTATCACTACCGCCTCTTCGTGACCCGGGGGGAGAAGATGGCCCTGCTCAACATGCTCCGCACCTGCAAGAGGTAA
- a CDS encoding PEP/pyruvate-binding domain-containing protein yields MIVPLREAVAETCGGKAGALGALIRAGLPVPDGFVVSFAAYLAAVHDLGWFAGEPDDADAARRTIEGRPVHAAVTDALGRALDELGDQPVAVRSSAAKEDTGQASAAGQHESFLAVRGPGEVAEAVRACWASLFSPRAIAYRAASGGDHPSDDLLMAVIVQRHLDAEVSGVMFTPAGPDDATRIEASWGLGPSVVEGKVTPDAYRVSADGSVTRVVADKQKRLDRHGTRLVVRDVPIASRNRPAVHDETATRLAELGGQIAAARGGPQDIEWAIADGRTWVLQARPVTAAPPPPPSGASGITAAGITGTPGSHGTVTGTARIVRGLGDFARVRPGDILVCPFTDPAWTPLLRIAAGVVTETGGVLSHAAIVAREHGIPAVLGVPDATSRLRDGAVITIDGTTGTVTATNA; encoded by the coding sequence GTGATCGTACCTCTGAGGGAGGCCGTCGCCGAGACCTGCGGGGGCAAGGCCGGCGCACTCGGCGCGTTGATCCGTGCGGGCCTGCCGGTTCCTGACGGCTTCGTCGTCTCGTTCGCCGCCTACCTCGCCGCCGTCCACGACCTCGGGTGGTTCGCCGGCGAGCCGGACGACGCGGATGCGGCGCGGCGGACGATCGAGGGCCGCCCGGTCCACGCCGCCGTGACGGACGCGCTCGGACGCGCGCTGGACGAGCTCGGCGATCAGCCCGTGGCAGTAAGGTCATCGGCGGCGAAGGAGGACACCGGTCAGGCCTCGGCCGCGGGCCAGCACGAGAGCTTCCTCGCCGTGCGCGGACCCGGTGAGGTCGCCGAAGCCGTACGTGCCTGCTGGGCCTCGCTGTTCTCCCCGCGCGCCATCGCCTACCGGGCCGCCTCCGGCGGCGACCACCCGTCCGACGATCTTCTGATGGCCGTCATCGTCCAACGCCACCTGGACGCGGAGGTGTCCGGGGTCATGTTCACCCCCGCGGGCCCGGACGACGCGACCCGGATCGAGGCGTCCTGGGGCCTCGGCCCCAGCGTCGTCGAGGGCAAGGTCACCCCTGACGCCTACCGCGTCTCCGCGGACGGGTCGGTCACCCGCGTCGTCGCGGACAAACAGAAGCGCCTCGACCGGCACGGCACGCGGCTCGTCGTCCGCGACGTGCCCATCGCCTCCCGGAACCGGCCGGCGGTCCACGACGAGACCGCCACCCGGCTGGCCGAGCTGGGCGGACAGATCGCCGCCGCACGGGGTGGCCCGCAGGACATCGAGTGGGCGATCGCCGACGGCCGCACCTGGGTTCTGCAAGCACGGCCGGTCACCGCCGCACCCCCGCCACCCCCTTCCGGCGCCTCGGGCATCACGGCCGCCGGGATCACCGGAACGCCGGGCAGCCACGGGACCGTGACCGGCACCGCGAGGATCGTTCGTGGTCTCGGCGACTTCGCCCGCGTGCGCCCGGGCGACATCCTCGTCTGCCCCTTCACCGACCCCGCCTGGACGCCGCTGCTCCGCATCGCCGCCGGCGTCGTCACCGAAACCGGAGGCGTGCTCTCCCACGCCGCGATCGTCGCCCGAGAGCACGGCATCCCCGCCGTCCTCGGCGTCCCGGACGCGACGAGCAGGCTCCGCGACGGCGCCGTCATCACCATCGACGGCACCACCGGCACCGTCACGGCGACGAACGCATGA
- a CDS encoding transcriptional regulator — translation MTRDSSPGLLVLHAVRITGFADTPVIARRFGLDAATTKEALRDAETRGWVEHTSFAGTGGWSLTESGRAENERRLAAELTLAGAADEVRDVYRRFLPLNALLLQACTDWQLRPADGDRLAVNDHSDPAWDAGVLHELACVDRALTPLADRLGRVLTRFRGYDTRFAAALARARAGDGAWVDRTDVDSCHRVWFELHEDLIATLGLDRHAEP, via the coding sequence GTGACGCGCGACTCCTCCCCCGGCCTCCTGGTCCTGCACGCCGTGCGCATCACCGGGTTCGCGGACACCCCGGTGATCGCTCGCCGGTTCGGGCTCGACGCGGCCACGACGAAAGAGGCGCTCCGCGACGCCGAGACACGCGGCTGGGTCGAGCACACCTCCTTCGCCGGCACCGGAGGCTGGTCGCTGACCGAATCGGGCCGGGCCGAGAACGAACGCCGGCTCGCGGCCGAGCTCACCCTCGCCGGCGCCGCCGACGAGGTCCGGGACGTCTACCGCAGGTTCCTCCCGCTGAACGCTCTCCTGCTACAAGCCTGCACCGACTGGCAGCTCCGGCCCGCCGACGGCGATCGGCTCGCCGTCAACGACCACTCCGATCCCGCCTGGGACGCCGGAGTGCTCCATGAGCTCGCCTGCGTCGACCGGGCGCTCACGCCACTCGCGGACCGGCTCGGCCGCGTCCTCACGCGGTTCCGCGGATACGACACACGCTTCGCCGCGGCCCTGGCGCGCGCGCGAGCCGGGGACGGCGCCTGGGTCGACCGCACCGACGTGGACTCCTGCCACCGTGTCTGGTTCGAGCTGCACGAAGACCTCATCGCCACGCTCGGCCTCGACCGGCACGCCGAACCCTGA
- a CDS encoding type II toxin-antitoxin system VapC family toxin, translating into MIVIDSGPLVAAVNLRDRYHEPCARLLRSHSGPLLVPTTVVTEVCRLIERRQRSKAEAAFLTSFRAGLALADVTAEDLDRMSELVEVYADLPLGAVDASVIALAERLGLVPADE; encoded by the coding sequence GTGATCGTCATCGATTCGGGACCTTTGGTTGCAGCGGTCAACCTTCGGGACCGGTATCACGAACCCTGCGCCAGGCTTCTGCGTAGCCACTCCGGCCCGCTTCTCGTTCCCACGACTGTCGTCACGGAAGTCTGCCGGCTCATAGAGAGACGGCAGAGAAGCAAGGCGGAGGCGGCGTTTCTCACCTCCTTTCGCGCTGGGCTGGCTCTGGCCGACGTCACCGCCGAAGATCTGGACCGGATGAGTGAGCTTGTGGAGGTGTACGCCGATCTTCCGCTGGGTGCTGTCGACGCCTCCGTGATCGCGTTGGCTGAGCGGCTTGGCCTGGTCCCGGCCGACGAGTAA
- a CDS encoding acyl carrier protein — protein sequence MIKKRLAELVAESSDGAVTAEEVLAANVPLSALGVTSIMTLRLIDAIESEFGVEFDLSEDGMSMLDDLDRLAGHLASR from the coding sequence ATGATCAAGAAGAGGCTGGCGGAGCTCGTCGCGGAGTCGTCCGACGGCGCCGTCACCGCGGAGGAGGTGCTGGCCGCGAACGTGCCGCTGTCGGCCCTGGGCGTCACGTCGATCATGACGCTGCGGCTGATCGACGCGATCGAGTCGGAGTTCGGCGTGGAGTTCGATCTGAGCGAGGACGGCATGAGCATGCTGGACGATCTCGACCGGCTGGCCGGGCACCTGGCGTCCCGATGA
- a CDS encoding N,N-dimethylformamidase beta subunit family domain-containing protein, translating to MTVRAYATSTSCVQGTSLGFVLDRPAPVVVTDAIDDRVVFEGSASAPGWELDIPAGWRSSLYRARFGPEEPWPFGLPGSAPCPDNEVYFVVRQAVPSSPMLLSVPFTTWQAYNRAGEPGQGLYWTESPTRATRVTFDRPGSGFPPERWEEGLMRWLRRGGHDVAYCSNLDLHDGLDLLSSHRLLIVNGHDEYWSLGMRDSVEEFVRRGGNVAFFSGNTCWWQIRLEDGGRTIVCHRDAMSDPMAATDPRQTTVEWSAAPVNRPENTLTGVSFRAGAGAWGAHMPRMLEESYTTRFAAHWVFEGTGLTDGDKFGQGCLGYETDAAEFEEVGGIPRATGRDGTPPSFVILATADLRHWSAYGQGGMATMGVFTSGLGTVFTAATVNWGNGLRDPVVDQITRNVIDRLSAPGGGRWDVIGPLADLRALAVLGRTLYAVSGDGTLVARELCGQNVPWRPVGLAEGVCGLAVPREAAGGLAAGLYGVTHDGRLLHHGEQGWREVGAAPESAIGLAVADCTFWVATSSGELWRQPFGGDGWEPAGSSAGAVALGGMNGRLFALDSESRLLTRLPPPEIQETGTGRDEPGWEVQAEAVPGGTFTAHAGLIVTAGRDVPLRWRQV from the coding sequence ATGACCGTTCGCGCCTACGCCACCTCGACATCCTGCGTGCAAGGGACCTCGCTCGGCTTCGTCCTCGACCGCCCGGCGCCCGTGGTGGTGACCGACGCGATCGACGACCGGGTGGTGTTCGAGGGATCCGCCTCCGCGCCCGGGTGGGAGCTGGACATTCCCGCCGGCTGGCGCAGCTCGCTCTACCGGGCGCGCTTCGGGCCGGAGGAGCCGTGGCCGTTCGGGCTGCCCGGGAGCGCGCCATGCCCGGACAACGAGGTCTACTTCGTGGTGCGGCAGGCCGTGCCCAGCTCTCCCATGCTGCTGAGCGTCCCCTTCACCACCTGGCAGGCGTACAACAGGGCGGGGGAGCCGGGGCAGGGTCTCTACTGGACCGAGTCTCCCACGCGGGCCACGCGGGTGACCTTCGACCGGCCCGGCAGCGGGTTTCCCCCCGAACGCTGGGAGGAGGGCCTGATGCGCTGGCTGCGCCGCGGCGGCCACGACGTGGCGTACTGCTCCAACCTCGACCTGCACGACGGCCTCGACCTGCTGTCCTCGCACCGGCTGCTGATCGTCAACGGGCATGACGAGTACTGGTCGCTGGGGATGCGCGATTCCGTGGAGGAGTTCGTCCGGCGGGGCGGCAACGTCGCGTTCTTCTCCGGCAACACGTGCTGGTGGCAGATCAGGCTGGAAGACGGCGGCCGCACCATCGTGTGCCACCGCGACGCGATGTCCGATCCCATGGCCGCAACCGACCCCCGCCAGACGACCGTCGAGTGGTCGGCCGCGCCGGTGAACCGCCCGGAGAACACGCTGACGGGGGTGAGCTTCCGCGCGGGCGCCGGAGCCTGGGGGGCGCACATGCCGCGCATGCTGGAGGAGTCGTACACGACGCGGTTCGCGGCGCACTGGGTGTTCGAGGGGACGGGGCTGACCGACGGCGACAAGTTCGGCCAGGGGTGCCTGGGCTACGAGACCGACGCCGCCGAGTTCGAGGAGGTCGGCGGAATCCCCCGGGCGACCGGCAGGGACGGCACCCCGCCGTCGTTCGTCATCCTCGCCACCGCGGACCTGCGGCACTGGAGCGCCTACGGACAGGGCGGCATGGCGACCATGGGCGTGTTCACCAGCGGTCTCGGGACCGTCTTCACCGCGGCGACCGTGAACTGGGGCAACGGCCTGCGCGATCCCGTCGTCGACCAGATCACCCGCAACGTGATCGACCGGCTGTCGGCCCCCGGCGGCGGGCGCTGGGACGTGATCGGCCCGCTGGCCGACCTGCGGGCGCTCGCGGTGCTCGGCCGGACGCTGTACGCGGTGAGCGGGGACGGGACGCTGGTGGCCCGGGAGCTGTGCGGTCAGAACGTGCCCTGGCGGCCCGTCGGCCTCGCCGAGGGCGTGTGCGGGCTGGCCGTCCCGCGCGAGGCCGCGGGCGGCCTCGCCGCCGGCCTGTACGGCGTCACGCATGACGGGCGGCTCCTGCACCACGGCGAGCAGGGATGGCGCGAGGTCGGCGCCGCGCCCGAGTCCGCGATCGGCCTGGCCGTGGCCGACTGCACGTTCTGGGTCGCCACGTCCTCCGGCGAGTTGTGGCGGCAGCCCTTCGGCGGCGACGGCTGGGAGCCTGCCGGCTCGTCGGCGGGCGCCGTCGCCCTCGGGGGGATGAACGGCAGGCTCTTCGCCCTGGACTCCGAGAGTCGCCTGCTGACCCGGCTTCCCCCGCCCGAGATCCAAGAGACGGGGACCGGAAGGGACGAGCCCGGATGGGAGGTCCAGGCGGAAGCGGTGCCGGGCGGCACGTTCACCGCCCATGCCGGACTCATCGTCACCGCCGGCCGCGACGTCCCCCTCCGCTGGCGGCAGGTCTGA